A stretch of Flavobacterium sp. N1994 DNA encodes these proteins:
- a CDS encoding CAL67264 family membrane protein: protein MGMNKNTVLGWATLIMIIMGFILIGLGIYRYADVAGWGFGAVGVGFLANAWVFSSLKGRL, encoded by the coding sequence ATGGGAATGAATAAAAATACCGTCTTAGGATGGGCAACCTTAATTATGATTATCATGGGATTTATTCTAATAGGATTAGGAATTTATCGTTATGCCGATGTTGCAGGTTGGGGCTTTGGAGCTGTAGGTGTTGGGTTTTTAGCCAATGCTTGGGTGTTCAGCTCTCTAAAAGGACGACTATAA
- a CDS encoding metal-dependent hydrolase family protein: MKKLLLFSSLLMATFVFGQETFIQCGKLIDTRNGKVLGNKTIIVSGKTIKSIQDGFIAPTDSSSKVIDLKSKTVMPGWIDMHVHLEEQTSPTAYLEEFTLNDADVAYNAEGFAKKTLMAGFTTVRDLGGSGVNVSLRNAINAGKVIGPRIFTVEKALASTGGHADPTNGYRKDLMGNPGPKEGVVNSVEDARQAVRQRYKNGADWIKITATGGVLSVAKSSGNPQFTQEEIEAIVTTAKDYGMKVAAHAHGDEGMQRAVRAGVKTIEHGTEMSEATMDLMIKNNCYLVPTIIAGKTVEENAKKPNYYPVIVVPKALSIGPRIQGTFAKAYKKGVPIAFGTDAGVFEHGQNAREFIYMTEAGMPIMKALQAATVTNAILLDMDKQIGVIESGYLADIIATEGDPTQDITTVNNVVFVMKEGVVYKP, from the coding sequence ATGAAAAAACTACTACTATTCAGTTCATTACTAATGGCCACATTTGTTTTTGGTCAAGAAACCTTTATTCAATGTGGCAAACTTATCGATACTAGAAACGGAAAAGTATTGGGAAATAAAACCATTATTGTTTCCGGGAAAACCATCAAAAGTATCCAAGATGGATTTATTGCCCCCACGGATTCCAGTTCAAAAGTAATCGATTTAAAAAGTAAAACAGTAATGCCCGGATGGATAGACATGCACGTGCATTTAGAAGAACAAACTAGTCCAACAGCTTATTTAGAAGAGTTTACATTAAATGACGCCGATGTTGCTTATAACGCCGAAGGTTTCGCCAAAAAAACTTTAATGGCAGGTTTTACTACAGTGAGAGATTTAGGAGGAAGCGGAGTAAATGTTTCTTTGAGAAATGCTATCAATGCTGGGAAAGTTATAGGACCCAGAATATTTACTGTCGAAAAAGCATTGGCCTCAACGGGTGGTCATGCTGATCCAACTAATGGATATCGCAAAGATTTAATGGGTAATCCAGGACCAAAAGAAGGGGTGGTAAATAGTGTAGAAGATGCTCGTCAAGCCGTACGTCAAAGGTATAAAAATGGAGCCGATTGGATTAAGATTACAGCGACTGGTGGGGTTTTAAGTGTTGCCAAAAGCAGTGGAAACCCACAGTTTACTCAAGAAGAAATTGAAGCAATAGTCACTACGGCTAAAGATTATGGAATGAAAGTAGCAGCCCATGCCCACGGTGATGAAGGAATGCAAAGAGCCGTAAGAGCTGGTGTAAAAACCATTGAACACGGAACCGAAATGAGTGAAGCTACCATGGATTTAATGATAAAAAACAATTGCTATTTAGTACCAACAATTATAGCTGGAAAAACAGTAGAGGAAAATGCTAAAAAACCTAATTACTATCCTGTAATTGTCGTTCCTAAAGCACTTTCCATCGGGCCAAGAATCCAAGGGACTTTTGCCAAAGCCTACAAAAAAGGTGTGCCAATAGCTTTCGGAACTGATGCTGGTGTTTTTGAACATGGTCAAAACGCTAGAGAGTTTATCTATATGACCGAAGCAGGAATGCCAATTATGAAAGCATTACAAGCAGCTACTGTAACTAATGCTATACTTCTTGATATGGATAAGCAAATCGGAGTTATTGAATCAGGCTACTTGGCCGATATTATTGCTACTGAAGGGGATCCAACACAAGATATAACTACAGTAAATAATGTAGTTTTTGTAATGAAAGAAGGAGTTGTTTACAAACCATAA
- a CDS encoding type I restriction enzyme HsdR N-terminal domain-containing protein → MQKLNFPSYSFRFKNSENKVAIFDEIRKKFILLTPEEWVRQHTVQFLLQDKNYPKSYLNVEKLIKVNDLKKRYDVVVFQPDGGIYLLIECKAPEVKITQDTFDQIARYNLTLKATYLMVTNGLNHYFCQMDFEKETYIFLKELPNFSND, encoded by the coding sequence ATGCAAAAACTTAATTTTCCTTCGTATTCGTTTCGCTTCAAAAATAGTGAAAATAAAGTGGCTATTTTTGATGAAATCAGGAAAAAATTTATTCTTCTTACTCCCGAAGAATGGGTGCGTCAACACACAGTTCAATTTCTGTTACAAGACAAAAATTATCCAAAATCGTATCTTAACGTTGAAAAATTGATTAAAGTCAATGATTTAAAGAAACGCTATGATGTGGTTGTTTTTCAACCTGATGGCGGTATTTATTTACTTATAGAGTGTAAAGCTCCCGAAGTGAAAATTACTCAAGATACATTTGATCAAATTGCTCGTTATAATTTGACCCTTAAAGCTACTTACTTGATGGTAACCAATGGTCTAAATCATTACTTTTGTCAAATGGATTTTGAAAAGGAAACTTATATTTTCTTGAAGGAATTACCAAATTTCTCAAACGATTAA
- the ettA gene encoding energy-dependent translational throttle protein EttA has product MSDDKKVIFSMQRLSKSYQGSDKQVLKNIYLSFFYGAKIGILGLNGSGKSSLLKIIAGVDKNYQGDVVFQPGYTVGYLEQEPQLDETKTVIEIVKEGVAETMALLDEFNKINDMFGLPEVYEDADKMDKLMDRQAQLQDRIDACGAWEIDNKLEVAMDALRTPEGDMPISVLSGGEKRRVALCRLLLQQPDVLLLDEPTNHLDAESVLWLEQHLAQYSGTVIAVTHDRYFLDNVAGWILELDRGEGIPWKGNYSSWLDQKSKRMEQEEKVASKRRKTLERELDWVRQGAKGRQTKQKARLQNYDKLLNEDQKELDEKLEIYIPNGPRLGTNVIEAKGVAKAFGEKLLYDNLNFTLPQAGIVGIIGPNGAGKSTIFRMIMGEEKPDGGEFKIGETVKIAYVDQSHSNIDPNKSIWENFCDGQELIMMGGRQVNSRAYLSRFNFGGSDQNKKVAALSGGERNRLHLAMTLKEEGNVLLLDEPTNDLDINTLRALEEGLENFAGCAVVISHDRWFLDRICTHILAFEGNSEVYYFEGGFSEYEENKRKRLGVDATPKRIKYRKLIRN; this is encoded by the coding sequence ATGTCTGACGATAAGAAAGTAATTTTCTCCATGCAACGATTGAGCAAATCGTACCAAGGAAGTGATAAGCAAGTTTTAAAAAATATATATTTAAGTTTCTTCTACGGAGCGAAAATTGGAATCCTCGGACTAAACGGTTCAGGAAAATCTTCTTTGTTAAAAATTATTGCTGGAGTAGATAAAAACTACCAAGGAGACGTAGTTTTTCAACCAGGATATACAGTAGGTTACTTAGAGCAAGAACCACAACTAGACGAGACCAAAACCGTTATTGAAATCGTAAAAGAAGGAGTTGCTGAAACGATGGCACTTTTAGACGAGTTCAATAAAATCAACGATATGTTTGGTTTGCCAGAAGTGTATGAAGATGCGGATAAGATGGACAAACTGATGGACCGTCAAGCGCAATTGCAAGACCGTATTGATGCTTGCGGTGCTTGGGAAATTGACAATAAATTAGAAGTAGCCATGGATGCTCTTCGAACTCCTGAAGGTGATATGCCAATCAGCGTATTGTCAGGTGGTGAAAAACGTCGTGTGGCTTTGTGTCGTTTGCTTTTGCAACAACCAGATGTATTGTTATTGGATGAGCCAACCAACCACTTAGATGCAGAAAGTGTACTTTGGTTAGAGCAACATTTGGCACAATATTCAGGAACCGTAATTGCCGTAACGCACGATAGATATTTCTTAGATAATGTAGCAGGTTGGATTTTAGAATTGGATAGAGGAGAAGGTATTCCGTGGAAAGGGAATTATTCTTCTTGGCTAGACCAAAAATCAAAACGTATGGAACAAGAAGAAAAAGTCGCTTCCAAACGTAGAAAAACGTTAGAACGTGAGTTGGACTGGGTTCGTCAAGGTGCTAAAGGAAGACAAACCAAACAAAAAGCACGTTTGCAAAACTATGACAAACTCTTAAACGAAGACCAAAAAGAACTAGACGAAAAGTTAGAAATTTACATCCCTAACGGACCAAGATTAGGAACTAATGTCATCGAAGCGAAAGGAGTAGCTAAGGCTTTTGGAGAAAAGTTATTATACGACAACTTAAATTTCACTTTACCACAAGCTGGAATCGTGGGAATTATTGGCCCTAATGGAGCTGGTAAATCGACTATTTTCCGTATGATTATGGGAGAAGAAAAACCGGATGGTGGTGAATTCAAAATCGGGGAAACTGTTAAAATTGCTTATGTTGACCAATCACATTCGAATATTGATCCTAACAAATCCATCTGGGAGAATTTCTGTGACGGACAAGAATTAATCATGATGGGCGGAAGACAAGTAAACTCAAGAGCCTATTTGTCCCGATTTAATTTTGGAGGAAGCGATCAAAACAAAAAAGTCGCCGCATTATCTGGTGGAGAAAGAAACCGCTTACACCTAGCTATGACTTTAAAAGAAGAAGGAAACGTTTTGTTATTGGATGAACCAACCAATGATTTGGATATTAATACGCTACGAGCTTTAGAAGAAGGTTTAGAGAACTTTGCGGGTTGTGCTGTTGTAATTAGCCACGACAGATGGTTCTTGGATAGAATTTGCACTCACATTTTAGCTTTTGAAGGAAACTCTGAAGTATACTATTTTGAAGGTGGTTTCTCGGAATATGAAGAGAACAAAAGAAAACGCTTAGGAGTAGATGCAACACCAAAACGAATAAAATATCGTAAATTAATTAGAAATTAA
- a CDS encoding flagellar motor protein MotB produces the protein MKKVIFALSLLALTLTSCGSKKKIAALEAQNKECQDLLNSTTMKLNLCLSEKDALSKQNDYLKQNNSDLINNSKELTVLTTKGAQNLEKSLESLKEKDLKISRLQDALTKKDSVTLALVTSLKSSVGIADPDIEINVEKGVVFISIADKLLFKSGSYTVSDKAKDVLAKVAKVINSRPTFECMVEGHTDNVPFTGNAVLLDNWDLSVKRSTAIVRVLTKDLGVKPSQLIAAGRSEFIPLVDNTTADNRAKNRRTRIVVLPKIDEFYDMIEKEMKNQKK, from the coding sequence ATGAAAAAAGTAATTTTTGCCCTTTCGTTACTAGCCCTAACATTGACTTCATGTGGCTCCAAGAAAAAAATTGCCGCTTTAGAAGCTCAAAACAAAGAATGTCAAGATTTATTGAATTCAACTACCATGAAATTGAATTTGTGTTTGTCTGAAAAAGACGCACTTTCTAAACAAAATGATTATTTAAAACAAAACAATTCCGATTTGATTAATAACTCAAAAGAATTAACCGTTTTAACTACTAAAGGGGCTCAAAACCTGGAGAAATCATTAGAAAGTTTGAAAGAGAAAGATTTAAAAATCTCTAGGCTTCAAGATGCTTTAACCAAAAAAGATAGCGTAACCTTAGCCTTAGTAACTAGCCTAAAAAGTTCTGTAGGCATTGCTGATCCAGACATTGAAATTAACGTAGAAAAAGGGGTAGTTTTCATTTCTATTGCTGACAAATTGTTATTCAAAAGCGGCAGTTATACTGTAAGTGATAAAGCCAAAGATGTATTAGCTAAAGTAGCTAAAGTGATTAATAGTCGTCCAACATTTGAATGTATGGTAGAAGGTCATACGGATAACGTTCCGTTTACTGGCAATGCTGTTTTGCTTGACAACTGGGATTTAAGTGTTAAGCGTTCCACAGCTATTGTTAGAGTTTTGACAAAAGATCTAGGTGTTAAACCTTCTCAATTAATCGCAGCTGGTCGAAGTGAATTTATTCCGTTAGTAGATAACACAACAGCCGATAATAGAGCCAAAAACAGAAGAACTCGTATAGTAGTATTACCAAAAATTGACGAATTCTACGATATGATTGAAAAAGAAATGAAGAATCAGAAGAAATAA
- a CDS encoding glycosyltransferase family 2 protein gives MKKIAVVILNWNGAKLLEEFLPSVVRYSDEAKVYVIDNASTDDSITILKSQFPSVTIIKNDGNYGFAKGYNVGLEQVEEDYYALVNSDIEVTENWLTPILSIFDSESSVGIIQPKILDYKNKTYFEYAGAAGGFIDQYGYPYCRGRIFETIEKDAGQYDDEVDIFWASGACFFIRKEVYRNLNGFDSDFFAHQEEIDLCWRAFNLGYKAKYTFKSKVYHVGGATLNESNPKKTFLNFRNSLLMLTKNLPKNKLVPILFIRLVLDGLAGVQFIFKGKFIHCWAIIKAHFAFYSLINKTLKKRKGKTLNNYYHFKSIVYRYFIKSGTIFER, from the coding sequence TTGAAAAAAATAGCTGTTGTCATATTAAATTGGAATGGAGCCAAACTGTTAGAAGAATTTTTACCTTCGGTAGTTCGATATTCTGATGAAGCTAAAGTATACGTTATTGATAACGCTTCAACTGATGATTCTATTACCATCCTTAAATCCCAATTTCCATCCGTTACCATTATTAAGAATGATGGTAATTATGGGTTTGCCAAAGGGTATAATGTAGGTTTGGAACAAGTAGAGGAAGACTATTATGCCTTAGTGAATTCGGATATTGAGGTAACTGAAAATTGGCTTACTCCCATTCTGTCAATTTTTGATTCCGAATCCTCTGTTGGTATCATTCAACCTAAAATTTTAGATTATAAAAACAAAACTTACTTTGAATATGCTGGTGCTGCTGGAGGTTTTATAGATCAATATGGCTATCCTTATTGTAGAGGGCGTATTTTTGAAACTATTGAAAAGGATGCTGGGCAATACGATGACGAAGTTGATATCTTTTGGGCCAGTGGGGCTTGTTTTTTTATTCGGAAAGAAGTGTATCGAAACCTAAACGGATTTGATAGTGATTTTTTTGCGCATCAGGAAGAAATTGATTTGTGTTGGAGGGCCTTTAACTTGGGTTATAAAGCTAAATATACCTTCAAATCAAAGGTCTATCATGTTGGTGGCGCCACGTTAAACGAAAGCAATCCAAAGAAGACTTTTCTAAATTTCAGAAACTCCCTTTTAATGCTCACTAAAAATTTGCCTAAAAATAAATTAGTGCCCATCCTTTTTATACGTCTTGTTCTTGATGGATTAGCTGGAGTACAATTTATTTTTAAAGGAAAATTTATTCATTGTTGGGCTATTATCAAAGCTCATTTTGCTTTTTACAGCTTGATAAACAAAACTTTAAAGAAACGAAAAGGAAAAACCTTAAATAATTACTATCATTTTAAAAGTATTGTATACCGCTACTTTATAAAAAGTGGCACTATTTTTGAAAGGTAA
- a CDS encoding protein-disulfide reductase DsbD family protein, whose translation MKKVLFFLLSFLAFANSNAQIVKPVKWTTKVDKLTETEFNLVMEGKIDEGWHLYSQYTPDGGSLPAEFKYDNPKGNYELVGKTKESPYIKAFNDVFGVDEYYFEKQVTFTQKVKIINPKVTSIKVKADYQVCKNACIQDPQQFVFKIPTTEKTEKAVTNTDTITTKTTPVDTVSVQSESKAVVEAPKKEEKKGLWMIFFLAFLGGLAATFTPCVYPMIPMTVSFFLKQAKNKSKGRFNAIFYGACIVFICCVITLPFHIFEGISRDVFSEISTNVYVNIFFFLIFIIFAISFFGAFEITMPSSLSNKVDKASNKSGLIGIFFMALTLIIVSFSCIGPALGLVFGTSLDSDGGATILSIAMLGFGFGLALPFMFFALAPTLLGNMPKSGGWLNTVKVVFGFVELALAFKFLSNADIGLDLHWLNREVFVAIWIAVFAGLSLYLFGKITLPHDSPLSHLSVGRLLMAMLSLAFTVYLIPGLWGSPLKLISAFPPPQTYSESPHGFGSKSMEYDKQLPAGSELTVHNLISFTDYKTGVDYAKKVNKPIMIDFTGKQCVNCRLMESNVWSDEKVLDILKNNVVLISLYGDDKKELPQGEQFVTKEGKEINTVGKKWSEFQITRFNNNSRPLYVLLDLNEKELNIPVAYTPNIDEYLAWLKEGISNFKK comes from the coding sequence ATGAAGAAAGTACTTTTTTTTCTTTTGAGTTTTTTGGCTTTTGCCAATAGTAATGCCCAAATAGTAAAACCAGTAAAATGGACGACTAAAGTAGATAAACTAACTGAAACCGAATTCAATTTGGTTATGGAAGGAAAGATCGATGAAGGTTGGCATCTCTACTCTCAATACACGCCAGATGGAGGTTCTTTACCAGCCGAATTCAAATATGACAACCCAAAAGGGAACTATGAATTAGTCGGAAAGACTAAAGAGAGTCCTTATATAAAAGCCTTCAATGATGTTTTTGGAGTGGATGAATATTACTTTGAAAAGCAAGTAACATTTACTCAAAAGGTAAAAATCATCAATCCAAAAGTAACCTCTATCAAAGTCAAAGCCGATTATCAGGTTTGTAAAAATGCTTGTATTCAAGACCCACAACAATTTGTTTTTAAAATCCCTACAACAGAAAAAACGGAAAAAGCTGTTACCAATACTGACACTATAACCACAAAGACAACTCCAGTAGACACAGTTTCTGTTCAATCAGAATCAAAAGCTGTGGTTGAAGCTCCCAAAAAAGAAGAGAAAAAAGGACTTTGGATGATTTTCTTCTTAGCCTTTTTAGGAGGTTTGGCGGCAACCTTTACACCATGTGTATACCCAATGATACCAATGACTGTAAGCTTCTTTTTGAAGCAAGCTAAAAATAAATCTAAAGGAAGATTTAATGCCATTTTTTACGGAGCTTGTATTGTCTTTATTTGTTGTGTTATAACTTTACCGTTCCATATTTTTGAAGGTATTAGTAGGGATGTATTCTCCGAAATTTCAACCAATGTTTATGTTAACATCTTCTTCTTTTTAATATTTATAATTTTTGCCATTTCATTTTTTGGTGCTTTTGAAATAACAATGCCATCTAGTTTATCAAATAAGGTAGATAAAGCCTCTAATAAAAGTGGATTGATAGGCATCTTTTTCATGGCATTAACTTTAATCATAGTTTCTTTTTCATGCATTGGCCCTGCTTTAGGTTTAGTTTTTGGAACGTCTTTAGATTCTGATGGAGGAGCAACAATTCTATCAATAGCTATGCTTGGATTCGGGTTTGGATTAGCATTACCGTTTATGTTTTTTGCATTAGCACCTACTTTATTAGGTAATATGCCAAAATCGGGTGGTTGGTTGAATACAGTTAAAGTAGTTTTTGGATTTGTCGAATTAGCACTAGCATTCAAGTTTCTATCAAATGCTGATATAGGTTTGGATTTACATTGGTTGAACAGAGAAGTTTTTGTTGCTATTTGGATAGCTGTTTTTGCAGGATTGTCATTATATCTTTTTGGAAAAATTACATTACCCCATGATAGTCCGCTATCTCATTTATCAGTTGGCAGATTACTTATGGCAATGCTTTCGTTGGCATTTACTGTTTATTTAATTCCTGGACTCTGGGGTTCACCGCTTAAATTAATTTCTGCTTTTCCACCACCACAAACTTACAGTGAGAGCCCACATGGATTTGGAAGTAAGTCGATGGAATATGACAAACAGTTACCCGCAGGATCTGAATTGACAGTACATAACTTGATTTCTTTTACCGATTATAAAACGGGAGTGGATTATGCAAAAAAGGTTAATAAACCAATTATGATTGACTTCACTGGAAAGCAATGTGTCAATTGCCGATTAATGGAAAGCAATGTATGGTCTGATGAGAAAGTATTAGATATTCTAAAAAATAATGTAGTACTGATATCCTTGTACGGAGATGATAAAAAAGAATTACCTCAAGGAGAACAATTTGTTACTAAAGAAGGGAAAGAAATCAACACTGTAGGGAAGAAATGGAGTGAATTTCAAATTACACGGTTCAATAATAATTCAAGACCTTTATATGTTCTTTTAGATTTAAATGAAAAAGAATTAAATATTCCCGTTGCTTACACTCCAAACATTGATGAGTATCTAGCTTGGCTAAAAGAGGGAATAAGTAACTTCAAGAAATAA
- the holA gene encoding DNA polymerase III subunit delta, producing MDEVVKIINDIKAGNIKPIYFLMGEEPYYIDRITEYLEENLLSEDEKGFNQMVLYGRDTTIDDIVSNAKRYPMMAERQVVIVKEAQDLAKTIDKLESYAENPQPTTVLVLAYKYKTLDKRKKITKTLDKHGLVYESKKLYENQVGQWINRVLQGRGFTIEPKANAMLVEFLGNDLSRIANELTKLEIILPKGSTITPNHIEENIGFSKDFNVFEFRKAIGEKNQLKAYQIASYFAQNTKDNPLVLTTGLVFSFFSALLQYHGLKDKSPSNVAKTLKVNPYFVNDYIGAAKNYPMRKVSGIVATLRDIDVKSKGVGAANLSDSDLYKEMLVSIFN from the coding sequence ATGGATGAGGTTGTAAAAATCATCAACGACATAAAAGCCGGTAACATTAAGCCTATCTATTTTTTGATGGGAGAAGAGCCTTATTATATTGATAGAATAACAGAATACTTAGAAGAAAATTTACTTTCAGAGGATGAAAAAGGGTTCAATCAAATGGTGCTCTATGGAAGAGATACAACCATTGATGATATTGTGAGCAATGCTAAACGATATCCAATGATGGCAGAGCGTCAAGTGGTGATTGTCAAAGAAGCACAGGATTTGGCTAAGACCATTGATAAACTCGAAAGTTATGCTGAAAACCCTCAACCTACAACGGTTTTAGTACTAGCTTATAAATACAAAACGTTAGATAAACGCAAAAAAATCACCAAGACTTTAGACAAACATGGTTTAGTTTACGAAAGTAAAAAACTATATGAAAACCAAGTAGGGCAATGGATTAACAGAGTACTGCAAGGAAGAGGCTTTACTATAGAACCTAAAGCCAATGCTATGTTGGTTGAATTTTTAGGAAATGATTTGAGTAGAATTGCCAACGAATTAACCAAACTTGAAATCATTTTACCGAAAGGCAGCACGATAACTCCCAATCATATTGAAGAAAATATTGGTTTCAGTAAAGACTTTAATGTCTTTGAATTCAGAAAAGCTATCGGGGAAAAGAACCAACTAAAAGCCTATCAAATTGCTAGTTATTTTGCCCAAAACACCAAAGACAATCCTTTGGTTCTAACAACCGGATTAGTGTTTAGCTTTTTTTCAGCCTTGTTGCAATACCACGGATTAAAAGACAAGTCTCCCAGTAATGTAGCCAAGACGTTAAAGGTTAATCCGTATTTTGTTAATGATTATATTGGAGCAGCCAAAAATTACCCTATGCGAAAAGTAAGCGGTATAGTAGCTACTTTACGTGATATAGATGTAAAGAGCAAAGGGGTAGGAGCCGCTAATCTAAGTGATTCGGATTTATACAAAGAGATGCTGGTTAGTATATTCAACTAA
- the tilS gene encoding tRNA lysidine(34) synthetase TilS, whose product MLQKFQNHINSNLLFLKGKKLLLATSGGIDSMVLLHLCLQSGLDVRVAHCNFQLRGAESDEDERFVQSECEKLGILVYVNRFETKKFAEEQKLSIQVVARNLRYEWFNTLLINNSYDYIVTAHHTDDSLETFLINLTRGSGLEGFTGIPQQNGHVVRPLLAFSRNEIETFAKENTILWREDSSNASDKYWRNKLRHDVVPVLKELNPSLLDSFQNTITSLQQSQSLVNDASQMVYKEVVSEEDTIKIDIAKLLTYRNYKGYLYQWLQSYSFTAWNDIYDLLKAQSGKQVFSEKYIVLKDRNHLILFPKQTELEHVHFWINKEDKEVKFPLKLAFCNVDDISVATTNTIFVDEDKLIYPLVIRKWEEGDYFYPFGMEGKKKLSKYFKDEKFSLLDKSNTWLLCSENEIVWVIGKRQDNRFKTDNKTTRIVKINYTD is encoded by the coding sequence ATGCTTCAGAAATTTCAAAATCACATCAACTCCAATCTTCTTTTTCTTAAAGGAAAAAAATTGCTTTTGGCAACCAGCGGAGGTATAGATAGTATGGTGTTGTTGCATTTATGTTTACAATCTGGACTGGATGTTAGAGTTGCTCATTGTAATTTTCAGTTACGTGGTGCTGAGAGCGATGAAGACGAACGATTTGTACAATCCGAATGCGAAAAATTAGGAATCTTGGTTTATGTCAATCGGTTTGAAACCAAAAAATTTGCCGAAGAACAAAAACTTTCGATTCAAGTGGTGGCCCGAAACCTTCGCTATGAATGGTTCAATACCCTTTTGATAAACAACAGTTACGATTACATTGTAACGGCCCATCACACAGATGATAGTTTAGAAACCTTTTTAATCAATCTAACCCGAGGCTCAGGATTAGAGGGCTTTACTGGAATTCCGCAACAAAACGGGCATGTTGTCCGACCTTTACTAGCTTTTTCCAGAAACGAAATCGAAACTTTTGCTAAAGAAAATACTATTCTGTGGCGTGAAGACAGCAGCAATGCCTCTGATAAATATTGGAGGAATAAATTGCGCCATGATGTAGTTCCTGTTTTAAAAGAACTCAATCCAAGTTTGTTAGACTCTTTTCAAAATACCATTACCAGTTTGCAACAATCGCAATCGCTCGTGAATGACGCTTCGCAAATGGTATACAAAGAAGTAGTTTCGGAGGAAGATACTATCAAAATAGATATTGCAAAATTACTGACCTATCGCAATTACAAAGGGTATTTATACCAATGGCTACAATCCTATAGCTTTACGGCATGGAATGATATTTATGATTTGCTAAAAGCACAATCGGGGAAACAAGTGTTTTCAGAAAAGTATATTGTGTTGAAAGATAGAAATCATTTGATTTTATTTCCAAAACAAACGGAGCTGGAGCATGTCCATTTTTGGATTAATAAAGAAGATAAAGAAGTTAAATTTCCCTTAAAACTGGCGTTTTGTAACGTAGATGACATTTCAGTTGCGACAACTAATACTATCTTTGTTGATGAAGATAAGCTAATTTATCCGTTAGTTATTAGAAAATGGGAGGAAGGAGATTATTTCTATCCTTTCGGAATGGAAGGCAAAAAGAAATTGAGTAAGTATTTCAAAGATGAAAAGTTTTCGTTGTTAGACAAATCAAATACTTGGCTTTTATGTTCAGAAAATGAAATCGTTTGGGTTATCGGAAAACGACAAGACAACCGATTTAAAACGGATAACAAGACAACAAGAATTGTAAAAATAAATTATACCGACTAA
- a CDS encoding L-threonylcarbamoyladenylate synthase: MAEFIKIYEDKPSEAAIKKVVEVLRNGGLVIYPTDTVYGLGCDITNTKALERIAKIKGIKLEKANFSFVCSDLSNLSDYVRQIDTATFKILKRTLPGPYTFILPGNNDLPKEFRKKKTVGIRIPANNIALEIVKMLGNPIVSTSIHDDDEVLEYSTDPELIFEKWQHVVDMVIDGGYGDNIGSTIIDLSGYEPIVVREGKGDPDIF, from the coding sequence ATGGCCGAATTCATCAAAATATACGAGGACAAACCCAGCGAAGCGGCTATCAAAAAAGTAGTGGAGGTATTGCGTAACGGAGGTTTGGTAATTTACCCAACCGATACGGTTTATGGATTAGGTTGTGATATTACCAACACGAAGGCGCTTGAAAGAATTGCTAAAATCAAAGGCATCAAATTAGAAAAAGCGAACTTCTCTTTTGTTTGTAGCGATTTGAGTAATCTTTCTGATTATGTTCGCCAAATTGATACTGCTACTTTTAAGATTTTGAAGAGAACCTTGCCAGGCCCTTATACTTTTATCCTTCCAGGGAATAATGATTTACCTAAAGAATTCCGTAAAAAGAAAACCGTCGGAATCAGAATTCCAGCTAACAATATCGCGTTAGAAATTGTAAAGATGCTTGGAAATCCAATAGTTTCCACTTCCATCCACGATGATGATGAAGTATTAGAATATTCTACCGACCCAGAATTGATTTTTGAAAAATGGCAACATGTTGTCGATATGGTTATTGATGGCGGGTATGGCGATAATATTGGGTCTACCATTATTGATCTATCAGGCTACGAACCAATTGTTGTTCGTGAAGGAAAAGGAGATCCTGATATTTTTTAA